A stretch of Mobula birostris isolate sMobBir1 chromosome 2, sMobBir1.hap1, whole genome shotgun sequence DNA encodes these proteins:
- the LOC140210774 gene encoding G-protein coupled receptor family C group 6 member A-like yields the protein MNDCLKCLDGQWSEAGSSKCNNKTIEFFNWDDGFAIVLVVFAALGIVLIIVILIVFARNLNTPAVKSSGGYFCFVILFSLFLCFVSTGFFIGKPSDLHCKIRQPLFGISFTICVSWILIKSFRIILAFNFDPIIHHQMKKMYKPLVILVTCTLIQVIICTVWLLVKGPYFTINHNIPKIILQKCDEGSNVAFGVMLGYIALLAFLCFLTAFMGRKLPDIYNEARFITFSMLIYLIVWISFVPVHVNTDDKYLPAVEVVAILASNYGILCCHFFPKCYFICFKKDQNTPENYRKNLREHNEQKRQGGPAQNTAVTQSFWSAPESPPPVHSQVFQISATIENKM from the coding sequence ATGAACGACTGTTTAAAATGCCTGGATGGACAATGGTCTGAAGCTGGAAGTTCTAAGTGCAATAACAAGACCATTGAATTCTTCAACTGGGATGATGGGTTTGCAATTGTCCTTGTAGTGTTTGCTGCTTTGGGGATTGTGTTAATAATTGTAATTTTAATAGTATTTGCACGGAATTTGAACACACCGGCGGTAAAGAGTTCTGGAGGCTATTTCTGTTTTGTCATTCTCTTCTCGCTGTTCCTTTGTTTTGTAAGCACTGGATTTTTTATTGGCAAGCCATCAGATTTGCACTGTAAGATCAGACAACCACTCTTTGGAATAAGCTTTACTATCTGCGTCTCTTGGATCCTGATCAAATCCTTCAGGATCATCCTGGCATTTAATTTTGATCCCATCATTCATCATCAGATGAAAAAAATGTATAAGCCTTTAGTAATCCTAGTAACTTGTACTCTAATACAAGTCATTATTTGTACAGTTTGGTTGTTAGTGAAAGGGCCCTATTTTACAATAAATCATAATATACCTAAAATCATCTTGCAAAAATGTGATGAAGGCTCCAATGTGGCGTTTGGTGTTATGTTGGGTTATATAGCCCTTCTTGCATTTCTTTGCTTTCTGACTGCTTTTATGGGGAGAAAGCTCCCAGACATTTATAACGAGGCTCGGTTCATCACGTTCAGCATGCTTATCTACCTAATTGTATGGATCTCTTTTGTTCCCGTGCACGTCAACACCGACGACAAGTATCTCCCAGCCGTGGAAGTGGTTGCAATCTTAGCTTCAAACTACGGCATCTTGTGCTGCCACTTCTTCCCCAAGTGCTACTTCATCTGTTTCAAGAAAGACCAAAACACTCCGGAAAACTACAGGAAAAACCTGCGGGAGCACAACGAGCAGAAGCGTCAGGGCGGCCCTGCACAAAATACGGCTGTAACCCAATCCTTTTGGTCTGCGCCAGAATCTCCACCGCCTGTGCATAGCCAGGTCTTTCAGATTTCTGCAACTATAGAAAACAAGATGTGA